The DNA sequence GCAACGGCGCGGATATTTTTGCCCGGTGTCGGTAGGTCGGGAATTGTTTCTGCGCTGTTGCAGCGCCAGTACCAGTTGATACTTAACGATGTGAGTACCTGTGCGCTTGAGGAACTCAAGCAGCGGTGTACCGCGCCGGATCGGTGCCGGTGGTTGCTGCACGATATCAGTGTGCCACTGCAGGCAGAGGTTTCGGCTGATATCTGGATCGACCGGGCAGTGCTCCACTTTTTACTGGGTGAAAAGGAAATCAGTCAGTATTTTGATAATCTGCGCAGGGTAATCTCTAAAGGTGGCTATGCGTTATTTGCGGAGTTTGCCAGTGATGGCGCAAGCTCCTGTGCTGGCCTTGCTGTACACCGTTACTCACTGGAAGAGTTGTCCCGGCGTATGGGCGAGCGCTTTGAGCTGGTGGCTCACGAACATTACCAATTCACAACGCCTGCTGGCGGCACGCGTCCCTATATCTACGCATTGTATC is a window from the Porticoccaceae bacterium LTM1 genome containing:
- a CDS encoding class I SAM-dependent methyltransferase, which translates into the protein MKTAETTEQRAEHWNDIFSHKADQELGWYEQDVGQTLKYLDLAELPATARIFLPGVGRSGIVSALLQRQYQLILNDVSTCALEELKQRCTAPDRCRWLLHDISVPLQAEVSADIWIDRAVLHFLLGEKEISQYFDNLRRVISKGGYALFAEFASDGASSCAGLAVHRYSLEELSRRMGERFELVAHEHYQFTTPAGGTRPYIYALYRHL